One window from the genome of Cryptomeria japonica chromosome 6, Sugi_1.0, whole genome shotgun sequence encodes:
- the LOC131057720 gene encoding uncharacterized protein LOC131057720, translated as MEKFMGMDISDRSIADYEEAQPCMLKHDQISQEEKRLLKVAAQVKLHEIFPTLFRFSVEGVYDPQRGKMYLVGCLDIRARTEIFHNNSSNDVEDGLDCQIELKLQYPPTNFRLLIDRSVKVSIQSNRTESDPLYFKPIEFHTAPILYNGEAEQAIPRRTLVAMLNILSLCLAIACIVSQLVYVMHNAEAAAYTSLVMVGMQALGYGISLTTGVDYFYFSGSDPPSEKQQYSPAIQEGPSPMFGILINVILLLACISTVGLFQAVWKSRLRLTQVPSEKRVLIACAVIYAMCFLTEICVGIGKARNFTTSGFDSPAWMKWKDAVRPYVGLIQDLFLLPQFVWISEWKYRGKSMRKVYYVGLSALCLSPQIYNYVNCGTTMPKAPFDRDCHSAAENIRVGSVAALVLAVIVYLRQSGSKDKGRLRR; from the coding sequence ATGGAGAAATTCATGGGgatggatatatcagatagatcaATAGCTGACTATGAAGAAGCCCAACCGTGCATGTTGAAGCATGACCAAATCTCTCAAGAGGAAAAGCGGTTACTCAAAGTGGCAGCACAGGTCAAATTGCACGAAATCTTTCCTACTTTGTTCAGGTTCTCTGTTGAGGGTGTGTATGATCCGCAGAGGGGTAAGATGTATCTTGTAGGCTGCCTTGACATTCGGGCTCGCACAGAGATTTTCCACAACAATAGTAGCAACGATGTAGAAGATGGCCTAGATTGTCAAATCGAACTGAAACTGCAATACCCACCAACGAATTTCAGGCTTTTGATAGATCGGTCTGTGAAAGTGTCAATCCAAAGTAACAGAACAGAGAGTGATCCGCTTTATTTCAAACCAATAGAGTTCCATACAGCACCCATTTTGTACAACGGAGAGGCAGAACAAGCGATTCCTCGCAGGACATTGGTGGCAATGCTCAACATTTTGTCTCTCTGCCTTGCAATTGCCTGTATTGTGAGTCAATTGGTGTATGTTATGCACAATGCAGAAGCAGCTGCATACACTTCGCTTGTCATGGTGGGCATGCAAGCTCTAGGTTACGGTATTTCTCTTACAACTGGGGTAGATTACTTCTATTTTTCAGGCTCAGATCCCCCTTCTGAAAAGCAGCAATACTCCCCTGCAATTCAGGAAGGACCTTCTCCCATGTTTGGTATCCTAATCAATGTCATCTTATTGCTTGCGTGCATCTCCACAGTAGGACTTTTCCAAGCAGTTTGGAAATCTCGTCTTCGTCTCACCCAAGTACCAAGTGAAAAACGGGTGCTGATCGCATGCGCAGTTATTTACGCCATGTGTTTTCTTACAGAGATTTGTGTTGGCATTGGTAAAGCCCGAAATTTTACTACAAGTGGATTTGATTCTCCCGCGTGGATGAAATGGAAGGATGCGGTTCGGCCATATGTGGGATTGATTCAGGACTTGTTTTTGCTTCCTCAATTTGTTTGGATTTCTGAATGGAAATACAGGGGTAAATCTATGAGGAAAGTTTATTACGTTGGACTTAGTGCTCTCTGCCTCTCTCCTCAAATATATAATTACGTAAACTGTGGAACGACGATGCCCAAAGCCCCGTTTGACCGTGATTGCCATTCTGCGGCTGAAAATATAAGAGTGGGGTCAGTTGCCGCTCTGGTGTTGGCTGTCATAGTTTACCTGCGCCAAAGTGGATCAAAAGACAAAGGAAGGCTGAGGAGGTAG